A genomic segment from Clostridium pasteurianum BC1 encodes:
- the rpsT gene encoding 30S ribosomal protein S20 — MANIKSAKKRIKVTQTKTLKNKMLKSALKTVIKKFEVAVTANNAEEAKANYVNVVKSLDMAASKGVIHKNKAARSKSRLAVKLNALNA, encoded by the coding sequence ATGGCTAACATAAAATCTGCAAAAAAGAGAATAAAAGTTACTCAAACTAAAACTCTTAAAAATAAGATGTTAAAATCTGCTTTAAAAACTGTTATAAAGAAATTTGAAGTAGCAGTTACAGCAAATAATGCTGAGGAAGCTAAAGCTAACTACGTAAATGTGGTTAAATCTTTAGACATGGCCGCTTCAAAGGGAGTTATTCATAAAAATAAAGCAGCTAGATCTAAGTCAAGATTAGCAGTAAAATTAAATGCTTTAAACGCATAG
- the gpr gene encoding GPR endopeptidase, translating to MSIRTDLAVEAKELYEKENSKKIQGVEVSSTKKGKIKITNVKVLTEQGERAIGKPKGTYITIDMPKMIHYDVDAMDDVSEVLGEELSKLIKLEDSMTALVVGLGNWNITPDALGPKVVSKIMITRHLKELVPDSIDERIRPVCALAPGVLGITGMETSEIIKGVVNKIKPNLIICIDALASRKMERVNSTIQIGTTGISPGSGVGNRRMEISEKTLGIPVIAIGVPTVVDAATMANDTIDMVLDEMIRSSEQGGKFYDMLKSIDKGEKQKMIQEILHPYVGNLMVTPKEVDMVIDSISKIIANGINISLQPALDKDDINKFLQ from the coding sequence TTGAGTATAAGAACAGATCTTGCTGTAGAAGCAAAGGAACTATATGAAAAAGAGAATAGTAAAAAAATTCAAGGGGTTGAAGTATCAAGTACAAAAAAAGGAAAAATAAAAATAACTAATGTAAAGGTACTTACGGAGCAGGGAGAAAGAGCTATTGGAAAACCTAAGGGTACATATATAACTATAGATATGCCAAAAATGATTCATTATGATGTAGATGCTATGGATGATGTAAGTGAGGTACTGGGAGAAGAACTTTCAAAGCTCATAAAACTTGAGGATAGTATGACAGCTCTTGTAGTAGGACTTGGTAACTGGAACATAACTCCTGATGCTTTAGGACCTAAAGTGGTTTCTAAGATAATGATAACAAGACATTTAAAGGAGCTTGTACCGGATAGTATTGATGAGAGGATAAGGCCTGTGTGTGCTCTTGCACCAGGAGTACTTGGAATTACAGGCATGGAAACTAGTGAAATAATAAAAGGTGTAGTAAATAAAATTAAACCAAATTTGATAATTTGTATTGATGCATTGGCTTCTCGAAAAATGGAAAGGGTAAACTCAACTATTCAAATTGGAACTACAGGTATTTCTCCTGGTTCTGGGGTAGGAAATAGGAGAATGGAGATAAGCGAAAAGACACTGGGAATTCCTGTTATAGCCATAGGCGTTCCTACAGTAGTAGACGCAGCTACTATGGCAAATGATACTATTGATATGGTGTTAGATGAAATGATTAGAAGTTCAGAACAGGGAGGAAAATTTTATGATATGTTGAAATCCATAGATAAAGGTGAAAAACAGAAAATGATACAGGAAATACTGCATCCCTATGTGGGAAATCTTATGGTAACACCTAAAGAAGTGGATATGGTTATAGATTCTATATCAAAGATAATAGCAAATGGGATTAATATTTCTCTTCAACCTGCTCTTGATAAAGATGATATAAATAAATTTTTGCAATAA
- a CDS encoding stage II sporulation protein P has product MVNVNKRINNGKNSFILILGVTIMIFSIYIFFSFFNVQETQEKLTGGRGNMLYVQLVNYVMPIVKVTNFDEEDMAESTLSLKSGILNYIGINLSHPDEILKKEVSYFREDNNSVAYNSNDTGIAKISDFNLKDSDITKNSTNNSSGDSSNPSNQTFQIYNPKLKKNLDNSKPEVLIYHSHTTESYGQYGPDNLDPTKNVCAVGDELAKELSNNYGISVIHDTTIHNVLAYNKSYERSGETLDKYLKKYGDFKMIIDMHRDSDPNKNDVTAKINGENVAKFMFVMARKNPHFDKNMTIVNALLNSAKKNFPGLVIGNGIYYYDYGMNFFNQAKSNNAFLLEVGSTPNTLDESKATSKYIARMIAEYINGK; this is encoded by the coding sequence ATGGTTAATGTTAATAAAAGGATAAACAATGGGAAGAATAGTTTTATATTAATTTTAGGCGTTACCATAATGATATTTTCTATTTATATATTTTTCAGCTTTTTTAATGTACAAGAAACTCAGGAAAAATTAACTGGTGGAAGGGGAAATATGCTTTATGTACAGCTAGTTAATTACGTTATGCCTATAGTGAAAGTTACTAATTTTGATGAAGAGGATATGGCAGAGAGTACACTTTCCTTAAAAAGTGGGATCTTAAATTATATAGGAATTAATTTAAGCCATCCTGATGAAATCCTAAAAAAAGAGGTATCTTATTTTAGAGAAGATAATAATTCTGTGGCTTATAATAGTAATGATACAGGTATAGCAAAAATAAGTGATTTTAATTTAAAGGACAGTGATATAACTAAAAACAGTACCAATAACAGCAGTGGTGATAGCTCAAATCCTTCAAATCAAACCTTTCAAATTTATAATCCTAAATTAAAAAAAAATCTTGATAATTCAAAACCAGAGGTACTTATATATCATTCCCATACAACGGAGAGTTATGGGCAGTACGGACCAGATAATCTTGATCCCACAAAAAATGTATGTGCTGTAGGTGATGAGCTTGCTAAGGAACTCTCTAATAATTATGGTATCTCTGTAATACATGATACCACTATACATAATGTATTGGCCTATAATAAAAGTTATGAGAGATCTGGGGAAACTTTGGACAAATACTTAAAAAAATATGGTGATTTTAAAATGATAATTGACATGCATAGAGATTCAGATCCTAATAAAAATGATGTTACTGCAAAAATAAACGGAGAAAATGTAGCTAAGTTTATGTTCGTCATGGCAAGAAAAAATCCTCATTTTGATAAAAACATGACTATTGTAAATGCTTTATTAAATAGTGCTAAAAAAAATTTTCCAGGATTGGTTATTGGCAATGGAATTTACTATTATGATTATGGAATGAATTTTTTTAATCAAGCAAAGAGCAATAATGCATTTTTATTAGAGGTGGGATCCACTCCAAACACTCTTGATGAATCAAAAGCAACATCAAAGTATATTGCAAGGATGATTGCAGAATATATAAATGGTAAATAA
- the lepA gene encoding translation elongation factor 4, producing the protein MQSKREQHIRNFCIVAHIDHGKSTLADRLLEKTGTLTKREMEQQVLDNMELERERGITIKSQAARLIYKRENGEEYILNLIDTPGHVDFNYEVSRSLAACEGAILVVDATQGIQAQTLANCYLAVDHGLEVVPVINKIDLPSARPEEIKQEIEDVIGLEAADAPLISAKTGLNIEDVLEAVVNKIPAPEGDEDATLKALIFDSYYDSYKGVVSYIRVKDGVVKAGTKIKLMATDKQYEVTEVGVFVPNFYPIDELRAGDVGYVTASIKNVRDARVGDTMTEAGKGAVEPLPGYRPAIPMVYSGIYPVDGAKYGELKEALEKLQVNDAALNFEPETSIALGFGFRCGFLGLLHMEIIQERIEREFNLDIITTAPSVIYKVTKTDDTLLNITNPTNLPETTEIKFMEEPIVKASIITPSDYVGPIMELCQDRRGVFIDMQYIETTRVMLNYKIPLNEIIYDFFDVLKSKSRGYASFDYELNGYIQTKLVKLDIMLNGDVVDALSMIVPEERAYNRGRNIAEKLKDIIPRQMFEIPIQASVGAKIIARETVKALRKDVLAKCYGGDISRKKKLLEKQKEGKKRMRQVGSVEVPQEAFMSILKVD; encoded by the coding sequence ATGCAAAGTAAGAGAGAACAACATATAAGAAATTTTTGTATAGTTGCGCATATAGATCATGGTAAATCCACACTGGCAGATAGATTGTTAGAAAAAACAGGTACCCTTACTAAGAGAGAAATGGAACAGCAGGTACTTGATAATATGGAACTTGAGAGGGAAAGGGGTATAACCATAAAATCTCAAGCAGCAAGACTTATATATAAAAGAGAAAATGGAGAGGAATATATATTAAATTTAATTGATACTCCAGGACATGTGGACTTTAATTATGAAGTATCCAGGAGCTTAGCTGCCTGTGAAGGAGCTATATTAGTAGTAGATGCTACTCAGGGAATACAGGCTCAGACTCTTGCCAATTGTTATTTAGCCGTAGATCACGGTCTTGAAGTAGTGCCTGTAATAAATAAAATAGATTTACCTAGTGCAAGACCAGAGGAAATAAAACAGGAGATTGAAGACGTAATTGGATTAGAAGCAGCAGATGCACCACTTATTTCAGCAAAAACAGGACTGAATATAGAAGATGTTCTAGAAGCAGTAGTCAATAAGATACCTGCACCAGAGGGAGACGAAGATGCAACATTAAAGGCTCTTATATTTGATTCCTATTATGATAGCTATAAAGGTGTAGTAAGCTATATCAGAGTTAAAGATGGTGTTGTAAAAGCAGGAACTAAAATAAAACTTATGGCCACAGATAAGCAGTATGAAGTTACAGAGGTAGGTGTATTCGTGCCTAATTTTTATCCTATAGACGAACTTAGAGCTGGGGACGTTGGCTATGTAACAGCATCTATTAAAAATGTAAGAGATGCTAGGGTTGGAGATACAATGACTGAGGCTGGTAAGGGTGCTGTGGAACCACTTCCTGGTTACAGACCGGCTATACCAATGGTCTATAGTGGTATTTATCCTGTGGATGGAGCTAAATATGGTGAACTTAAAGAGGCACTGGAAAAGCTTCAGGTAAATGATGCTGCCCTGAACTTTGAACCTGAAACTTCTATAGCACTGGGCTTTGGTTTTAGATGTGGTTTTCTTGGACTTCTTCATATGGAGATAATTCAGGAGAGAATAGAAAGAGAATTTAATCTTGATATTATTACTACGGCACCTTCAGTAATATATAAGGTTACAAAGACGGATGATACTCTTTTAAATATAACTAATCCTACAAATTTGCCAGAAACTACTGAAATAAAATTTATGGAAGAGCCCATAGTTAAAGCCTCTATAATCACTCCTTCTGATTATGTAGGACCTATTATGGAACTTTGTCAGGATAGAAGAGGTGTTTTTATAGATATGCAATATATAGAAACAACAAGAGTTATGCTTAATTATAAGATACCTTTAAATGAAATCATATATGATTTTTTTGATGTGCTAAAATCTAAAAGCCGTGGATACGCATCTTTTGATTATGAATTAAATGGGTATATTCAGACCAAACTTGTGAAATTGGATATAATGTTAAATGGAGATGTGGTAGATGCACTTTCAATGATTGTTCCAGAGGAGAGAGCATATAATAGGGGAAGAAATATAGCTGAAAAGCTAAAGGATATAATACCAAGACAGATGTTTGAGATTCCAATACAGGCATCGGTAGGAGCAAAAATTATTGCAAGAGAGACTGTAAAAGCACTTAGAAAGGATGTACTTGCTAAATGCTATGGAGGAGATATAAGCAGAAAGAAAAAACTTCTTGAAAAGCAAAAAGAAGGTAAGAAGAGAATGCGACAGGTTGGAAGCGTAGAAGTTCCACAAGAAGCATTTATGTCTATATTGAAGGTGGATTAA
- the hemW gene encoding radical SAM family heme chaperone HemW — MEETALYIHIPFCKQKCLYCDFPSFANSEELMTDYIRALSIEIRKLGNKKISTIFIGGGTPTYLNLEVLKILKKSLEELNLSKEIEFTIEGNPGTFTREKLKLLKDMGVNRLSIGLQAVQDELLEKLGRIHDFNTFLNSYNMARDMGFNNINVDLMFGLPGQDIEMWRHTLEIVINLNPEHLSCYSLIVEKGTPFFNLYSEEDLPDEDTVSEMYSLVKEFLSEKGYLQYEISNFSKNGLECKHNLVYWNLKNYIGVGSGAHSYYDGIRYRNEINVKRYVEAITKAGSAVVELHNNTLEDNMEEFMFLGLRKIKGISIEEFRQRFKKDIFSVYGDAIKKYKSNGMIILEKNRLYLSSRGIEISNYILSDFIIESSEIGKK, encoded by the coding sequence ATGGAAGAAACAGCCTTATATATTCATATACCTTTTTGCAAACAAAAATGTCTATATTGTGATTTCCCTTCTTTTGCTAACAGTGAAGAACTAATGACAGATTATATTAGAGCTTTGAGCATAGAAATAAGAAAGCTTGGCAATAAAAAAATATCAACAATTTTTATAGGTGGGGGAACTCCCACCTATTTGAATTTAGAAGTTTTAAAAATTTTAAAAAAAAGTTTAGAGGAATTAAATTTATCCAAGGAAATAGAGTTTACAATAGAAGGTAATCCAGGAACCTTTACAAGAGAAAAGCTTAAACTGCTAAAAGATATGGGCGTAAATAGACTAAGCATAGGTCTTCAAGCAGTACAGGATGAATTATTAGAGAAATTAGGAAGAATACATGATTTTAATACCTTTTTAAATAGCTATAATATGGCTAGAGATATGGGCTTTAATAATATAAATGTTGATTTAATGTTCGGTCTGCCAGGTCAAGATATTGAAATGTGGAGGCACACCTTAGAAATTGTAATTAATTTAAATCCAGAACATTTATCTTGTTATAGTCTTATAGTAGAAAAAGGTACTCCATTCTTTAATTTATATAGTGAAGAGGATTTACCAGATGAGGATACAGTAAGTGAAATGTATTCCCTTGTAAAAGAATTTTTAAGTGAGAAAGGATATTTACAATATGAGATTTCAAATTTCTCAAAGAATGGTTTAGAATGTAAACATAATTTGGTATATTGGAATTTAAAAAATTATATAGGTGTGGGCTCTGGAGCACATTCTTATTATGATGGAATTAGGTATAGAAATGAAATTAATGTGAAAAGATATGTAGAAGCCATTACGAAAGCTGGCAGTGCTGTGGTGGAATTACATAATAATACTCTTGAAGATAATATGGAAGAGTTTATGTTTTTAGGACTTAGAAAGATTAAAGGAATTTCTATAGAAGAGTTCAGGCAGAGATTTAAGAAAGATATATTTTCTGTTTATGGGGATGCAATAAAAAAATATAAATCTAATGGTATGATAATTCTTGAAAAAAATAGATTGTATCTATCATCTAGAGGAATAGAAATTTCTAATTATATTTTAAGCGATTTTATTATTGAATCATCTGAAATAGGCAAGAAATAA
- the hrcA gene encoding heat-inducible transcriptional repressor HrcA, translated as MDIIDDRKLRILNAIINDYINTAEPVGSRTIAKKYDLGISSATIRNEMSDLEEMGYIEQLHSSSGRKPSDKGYRFYVDQIMQISKLSPEEENMIKNQLINFALFEVDRLVRQATVLLSELTKLISVVKTPSVEESRIKSIQLMGIDSFNIVAVIVTDSGLIRNNIIRVNRSLNNEVLNKINNLLNSRLKNLSINMINLEVINNLRKDLLGYEDIFDAIIPHLYDSLNDNNSSSEVYFEGLTNILDYPEFKDIEKAREILSFIDDGSNIKNILDSKSKISIRIGHENYIQGAKDCSIISAVYSLGERQLGSIGVIGPTRIPYSKVVSILTKVTKELNKNINKIYLDD; from the coding sequence ATGGATATAATAGATGATAGGAAACTAAGGATACTTAATGCAATAATAAATGATTATATAAATACAGCAGAACCGGTTGGCTCCAGAACTATAGCTAAAAAATATGATTTGGGTATAAGCTCTGCTACCATAAGAAATGAAATGTCAGATCTTGAGGAAATGGGTTATATTGAACAGCTTCATAGTTCCTCTGGTAGAAAGCCTTCAGATAAAGGTTATAGATTTTATGTTGACCAAATAATGCAGATTTCAAAATTATCACCAGAAGAAGAAAATATGATAAAAAATCAGCTTATAAATTTTGCATTATTTGAAGTAGATAGACTTGTACGCCAGGCTACTGTTTTGCTATCAGAGCTTACAAAATTGATAAGTGTTGTTAAGACTCCATCTGTAGAAGAAAGCAGAATAAAATCTATACAGCTCATGGGTATAGATAGCTTTAATATTGTAGCAGTAATTGTAACTGATAGTGGTCTTATAAGGAATAATATTATAAGGGTTAATAGGTCTTTAAACAATGAGGTGCTAAATAAGATAAATAATTTGTTAAATTCCAGACTTAAAAATTTAAGCATAAATATGATAAACCTAGAGGTTATAAATAATCTTAGGAAGGATCTTCTTGGATATGAAGACATTTTTGACGCTATTATTCCTCATCTTTATGATAGCTTAAATGACAATAATAGTAGCTCAGAGGTTTATTTTGAGGGACTTACTAATATACTGGACTATCCTGAATTTAAGGATATAGAAAAAGCTAGAGAAATTTTATCTTTTATAGATGATGGTAGCAATATAAAGAATATTTTAGATAGTAAATCTAAAATATCCATACGTATTGGTCATGAAAATTATATTCAAGGTGCCAAGGATTGCAGCATTATATCTGCAGTTTATAGTTTAGGCGAAAGGCAGCTTGGCTCAATAGGTGTAATAGGCCCAACCAGAATCCCGTATTCAAAGGTTGTTTCTATATTAACAAAGGTAACAAAAGAATTAAATAAAAATATCAATAAGATTTATCTTGATGATTAG
- the grpE gene encoding nucleotide exchange factor GrpE: MSGINKTNNVEGETNESLKNEEVNETLKDKVDTDSSEILEDEQKLEDEEFEELQEDNSSSEKELEEMKILSSKLKDENAKLKNELDTVKERLLRTAAEYENYRNRTAKEKEGIYSDACLDVLKDILPALDNMERASSIEGSVEDLKKGIDMTVRQFKESLTKLGVEEIDASGEFDPNIHNAVMHVEDENLGENAIAEVLQKGYKKEDKVIRYSMVKVAN; encoded by the coding sequence ATGTCTGGCATTAATAAAACTAATAATGTTGAGGGCGAAACAAATGAAAGCTTAAAAAATGAAGAGGTAAACGAAACTTTAAAAGATAAGGTGGATACCGATTCATCTGAAATTCTTGAAGATGAGCAAAAACTTGAAGATGAAGAATTTGAAGAATTACAAGAGGATAACTCATCTTCAGAGAAGGAGCTTGAAGAAATGAAAATACTGAGCAGTAAGCTTAAGGATGAAAATGCAAAATTGAAGAATGAACTGGATACTGTTAAAGAAAGACTTCTTAGAACAGCAGCTGAATATGAAAATTATAGAAACAGGACAGCTAAGGAAAAAGAAGGTATATATTCAGATGCTTGCTTAGATGTGCTAAAGGATATCTTACCAGCACTAGACAATATGGAAAGAGCTTCTTCTATTGAAGGAAGTGTAGAAGATTTAAAAAAGGGAATTGACATGACAGTAAGACAGTTTAAAGAGTCTCTTACAAAGCTTGGAGTAGAAGAAATAGATGCCAGTGGTGAATTTGATCCAAATATACACAATGCAGTTATGCATGTGGAAGATGAAAATCTTGGAGAAAATGCCATTGCAGAAGTTTTGCAAAAGGGATATAAAAAAGAAGATAAGGTTATAAGATATAGCATGGTAAAGGTAGCAAATTAA
- the dnaK gene encoding molecular chaperone DnaK: MSKVIGIDLGTTNSCVAVMEGGDPVVIANAEGARTTPSVVSFQKDGERLVGQVAKRQSITNPDKTIISIKRHMGTSYKVNIDGKEHTPQEISAFVLQKLKADAEAYLGEPVTQAVITVPAYFNDSQRQATKDAGKIAGLEVLRIINEPTAASLAYGLDKMDTNQKIFVYDLGGGTFDVSILELGDGVFEVKATNGNTRLGGDDFDNKVMDYIADTFKAENGIDLRNDKMALQRLKEAAEKAKIELSSSAQTNINLPFITADATGPKHIDLNLTRAKFNELTHQLVADTIEPMKKALADAGLSIGDIDKILLVGGSTRIPAVQEAVKEFTGKDPSKGVNPDECVAVGAAIQAGVLTGDVKDVLLLDVSPLTLGIETFGNVATPLIERNTTIPTRKSQVFSTAADGQTSVEIHVVQGERPMANDNKTLGRFTLSGIAPAPRGIPQIEVTFDIDANGIVNVSAKDKGTGKEANITITASTNLSDDEIDKAVKEAEKYAEEDKKRKESIEVKNNADQIVYQTEKTLKDLGDKVSAEDKSSIEAKLEDVKKVKEGEDLEAIKKATQELTDAFYAVSSKIYAATQEAQGADGAAGAQGAAGASEDKKDDNVVDADYKVDEDK, translated from the coding sequence ATGTCAAAAGTAATAGGTATTGACTTAGGAACAACAAATTCATGTGTGGCAGTTATGGAGGGAGGAGATCCTGTTGTTATAGCAAACGCAGAAGGAGCAAGAACTACTCCATCAGTTGTATCTTTTCAAAAAGATGGTGAAAGACTAGTTGGTCAGGTTGCAAAAAGACAGTCAATTACAAACCCTGATAAGACAATAATATCCATAAAGAGACATATGGGTACTAGTTATAAGGTTAATATAGATGGAAAAGAGCATACACCACAAGAAATATCAGCTTTCGTACTTCAAAAATTAAAGGCTGATGCTGAAGCTTATTTAGGTGAACCAGTTACTCAAGCAGTTATAACTGTACCAGCGTATTTTAATGATAGCCAAAGACAGGCTACAAAGGATGCTGGAAAAATAGCTGGACTTGAAGTGTTGAGAATTATAAATGAGCCTACAGCTGCATCACTTGCTTATGGTCTTGATAAAATGGATACAAATCAAAAGATATTTGTTTATGACCTTGGTGGTGGTACTTTTGATGTATCTATACTAGAACTGGGAGACGGAGTTTTTGAAGTAAAAGCTACTAACGGTAACACACGTCTTGGTGGAGATGACTTCGATAATAAAGTTATGGATTATATAGCTGATACTTTTAAAGCTGAAAATGGTATAGATTTAAGAAATGACAAGATGGCACTTCAAAGATTAAAAGAAGCTGCTGAAAAAGCTAAAATAGAATTATCATCTTCTGCTCAAACTAATATAAATTTACCATTTATAACTGCTGATGCCACTGGACCTAAGCATATAGATCTTAATCTTACAAGAGCAAAATTCAATGAATTAACTCATCAGCTAGTTGCAGATACAATAGAACCAATGAAGAAGGCACTTGCGGACGCAGGGCTCAGCATAGGTGATATTGATAAAATATTACTTGTTGGTGGTTCAACAAGAATTCCAGCAGTACAGGAAGCTGTTAAAGAATTTACTGGTAAAGATCCTTCAAAGGGCGTTAATCCAGATGAATGTGTTGCAGTAGGTGCAGCTATTCAAGCAGGTGTTTTAACTGGCGATGTTAAAGATGTATTACTTCTTGATGTATCACCATTAACACTTGGAATTGAAACTTTTGGAAATGTTGCTACTCCATTAATAGAAAGAAATACTACTATACCTACAAGAAAGAGTCAGGTATTCTCAACAGCAGCAGATGGTCAAACTTCCGTTGAAATACATGTAGTCCAAGGTGAAAGACCAATGGCAAATGATAATAAGACTCTTGGTAGATTTACATTATCAGGAATTGCTCCAGCACCAAGAGGAATTCCTCAAATAGAAGTTACTTTTGATATAGATGCAAATGGTATAGTAAATGTTTCTGCAAAGGATAAAGGAACTGGAAAAGAAGCTAATATAACAATTACTGCATCAACAAATCTTAGTGATGATGAAATAGATAAGGCTGTTAAAGAAGCAGAAAAATATGCTGAAGAAGATAAGAAGAGAAAAGAATCAATAGAAGTAAAGAATAATGCGGATCAGATTGTTTACCAGACAGAAAAGACATTAAAAGATCTTGGAGATAAAGTATCAGCAGAAGACAAATCAAGTATTGAAGCAAAACTTGAAGATGTAAAGAAAGTTAAAGAGGGAGAGGACTTAGAAGCTATAAAGAAAGCTACACAGGAGTTAACTGATGCCTTCTATGCTGTTTCCTCTAAAATATATGCAGCTACTCAGGAGGCTCAAGGAGCAGATGGAGCAGCTGGAGCTCAAGGGGCAGCCGGAGCTTCAGAGGATAAAAAAGATGACAATGTAGTAGATGCTGATTATAAAGTAGATGAGGACAAATAA
- the dnaJ gene encoding molecular chaperone DnaJ has product MAKKDFYEVLGLQKGASDDEIKKAFRKLAIKYHPDKNQGNKEAEEKFKEINEAYQVLSDPQKKAQYDQFGTADFNGAGAGGFGGYDASGFDFSDLGDIFGSFFGGGFSQGGSGRRNGPERGNDMEYSINLTFEEAVFGVDKEISITRSETCETCHGTGARPGTSPKTCDKCHGTGHIRVQRNTPLGSFVSESICDKCGGKGTIISEPCNDCHGAGTQRKKRKITVKIPAGVDTGNVIPLRGHGEHGRNGGPAGDLYINIRVASHKVFKRQNFDIFIDTHISFADAALGVEIRVPTIDGDVKYTVPAGTQPGTRFRLRSKGVPRVNGSGRGDQYVRVIVDIPKTLNERQKEALKLFEEASGETSEAGGKKSSFYDKLKHGFK; this is encoded by the coding sequence ATGGCAAAAAAAGATTTTTATGAGGTACTTGGATTGCAAAAGGGTGCCAGTGATGATGAAATAAAGAAAGCTTTCAGAAAGCTAGCTATAAAATATCATCCAGATAAAAATCAAGGAAACAAAGAAGCAGAAGAGAAATTTAAAGAAATAAACGAAGCATACCAGGTGTTGTCCGATCCTCAAAAGAAAGCACAGTACGACCAATTTGGTACCGCTGATTTTAATGGCGCTGGAGCAGGAGGCTTTGGAGGTTATGATGCAAGCGGTTTTGATTTCTCAGATTTAGGAGACATTTTTGGATCTTTTTTTGGAGGCGGATTTTCACAAGGCGGAAGCGGTAGAAGAAATGGTCCTGAAAGAGGAAATGATATGGAATATTCCATAAATTTAACCTTTGAAGAAGCCGTTTTTGGGGTAGATAAAGAAATATCCATTACTAGAAGTGAAACCTGTGAAACCTGTCATGGAACTGGGGCAAGACCGGGAACATCTCCAAAAACTTGTGATAAATGCCATGGTACTGGACATATAAGAGTTCAAAGAAATACACCTCTTGGAAGTTTTGTAAGTGAAAGTATCTGTGATAAATGCGGTGGTAAAGGAACTATAATTTCAGAACCTTGTAATGATTGTCATGGAGCCGGTACTCAGAGAAAGAAGAGAAAGATAACAGTAAAGATACCAGCAGGAGTGGATACTGGAAATGTAATACCACTAAGAGGACATGGAGAACATGGAAGAAATGGTGGACCTGCTGGAGATTTGTATATAAATATAAGAGTAGCGTCTCATAAGGTCTTTAAAAGACAAAATTTTGATATATTTATAGATACTCACATATCTTTCGCAGATGCTGCTTTAGGTGTTGAAATTAGGGTTCCAACCATAGATGGAGATGTAAAATATACAGTTCCAGCTGGTACTCAACCGGGAACAAGATTTAGACTTAGAAGTAAGGGTGTACCTAGAGTTAATGGAAGTGGTAGAGGAGATCAATACGTAAGAGTAATAGTAGACATACCAAAGACATTAAATGAAAGGCAGAAAGAAGCTCTTAAACTGTTTGAAGAGGCAAGTGGAGAAACTTCAGAAGCTGGTGGTAAAAAGTCTTCTTTTTATGATAAATTAAAACATGGCTTTAAATAG